A single Camelus bactrianus isolate YW-2024 breed Bactrian camel chromosome 1, ASM4877302v1, whole genome shotgun sequence DNA region contains:
- the LOC141578911 gene encoding GDP-fucose protein O-fucosyltransferase 2-like isoform X1, which translates to MAACSAGRLALAWSVGGRHPVWGGVPQTVNGNFSSIQMLVPSVNLRNKTQGYLLCDFNPPEGFNLRRNVCIHIAFLLKTLLKMEEPVLVLFPWGHLYHWQSPDPWSDSFDLPSLNRNIPDIEYEQFIAGTLCS; encoded by the exons atggcggcttgctcggcagGGCGACTAgctctggcctggtcagtcggcggccgacatcctgtctggggcggcgtcccacagacggtaaac ggaaatttcagttccatccagatgttggttccttcagtcaacctcaggaataagacacaagg gtaccttctgtgtgacttcaaccctccagagggcttcaacctccgtaggaacgtctgcatccacattgccttcctcctgaagaccctgctgaagatggaggagccggtactggtgctattcccttggggccacctctaccactggcagagccccgatccctggtccgactcctttgacctcccaagtctcaacagaaacatccctgacattgagtacgagcagttcattgcag gaacgctgtgttcatga
- the LOC141578911 gene encoding GDP-fucose protein O-fucosyltransferase 2-like isoform X3, whose amino-acid sequence MAACSAGRLALAWSVGGRHPVWGGVPQTVNGNFSSIQMLVPSVNLRNKTQGYLLCDFNPPEGFNLRRNVCIHIAFLLKTLLKMEEPVLVLFPWGHLYHWQSPDPWSDSFDLPSLNRNIPDIEYEQFIAGL is encoded by the exons atggcggcttgctcggcagGGCGACTAgctctggcctggtcagtcggcggccgacatcctgtctggggcggcgtcccacagacggtaaac ggaaatttcagttccatccagatgttggttccttcagtcaacctcaggaataagacacaagg gtaccttctgtgtgacttcaaccctccagagggcttcaacctccgtaggaacgtctgcatccacattgccttcctcctgaagaccctgctgaagatggaggagccggtactggtgctattcccttggggccacctctaccactggcagagccccgatccctggtccgactcctttgacctcccaagtctcaacagaaacatccctgacattgagtacgagcagttcattgcag gcctctga
- the LOC141578911 gene encoding GDP-fucose protein O-fucosyltransferase 2-like isoform X2, translating to MAACSAGRLALAWSVGGRHPVWGGVPQTVNGNFSSIQMLVPSVNLRNKTQGYLLCDFNPPEGFNLRRNVCIHIAFLLKTLLKMEEPVLVLFPWGHLYHWQSPDPWSDSFDLPSLNRNIPDIEYEQFIAGFTW from the exons atggcggcttgctcggcagGGCGACTAgctctggcctggtcagtcggcggccgacatcctgtctggggcggcgtcccacagacggtaaac ggaaatttcagttccatccagatgttggttccttcagtcaacctcaggaataagacacaagg gtaccttctgtgtgacttcaaccctccagagggcttcaacctccgtaggaacgtctgcatccacattgccttcctcctgaagaccctgctgaagatggaggagccggtactggtgctattcccttggggccacctctaccactggcagagccccgatccctggtccgactcctttgacctcccaagtctcaacagaaacatccctgacattgagtacgagcagttcattgcag ggttcacttggtga